GCCAGAAGGGGGCAGAGATCGGCATGAAGCCAATTCTTGAGGTAAACCCTGACCACGGTCTCATTCGCATTCTTGCCGATCAACTCAAGGCCGCCAGCGACAAGTCCGGTTTGGAAGATGGTGCGCACTTGTTGCTCGATCAGGCGCTTATTCTGGATGGTGAGCATCCATCGAACCCGGCTGATTTTGCAATGCGCCTCAGCAAGGTGATGATGGCTGGTCTCAAGTAATCCGGCCTGATATAAACCAATCGGCGATATTGCGCCGCTCCAAGCCGCAAAGGAGGTATCTTTTGCGGCTTTTTTGTTGTAGTACCAGCCATCTTCGTAAGGCGAAGGGGGTGCCTCCCGGTTAAAGGGGTGGTAATTTCCAATCAGTTTCGCCATATAGAACGAGAAACCAGAGCCCGGACTATCGTCTGGCCTCATTCCCATTGAAGTGATTAGCAGGAACGGCTGAGAAATGGCACCGCACGTGCAATTTTTGAAAATGAATGGTCTTGGCAACGAATTCATTGTGATCGATGCACGAAAGACCAAGCCCCAGCTTGGGGCCGATGCTGTGCGCGCGCTTGCCAATCCTGAAACAGGCCCTGGCTGCGATCAGTTCATCACGCTTGAAAATTCCCCCGCTGGCGGTGATGTTTTCATGCGCATACACAATGCCGATGGCGGCGAGGTGGAAGCCTGCGGCAATGCAACTCGTTGCATTGGTCGATTGATGATGGCCGAGAGCGGGGCCAACCGTGCCGTGATCGAGACCGTTGTGGGCAAGCTGATCGGTTATCGCACTGATGACGAAGCCATGGTGACGGTTGATATGGGCGTGCCCAAATTTGGTTGGCAGGATATTCCTCTGTCTGAGCCATTTGAAGATACGCGTGCGATTGAGCTGCAGATCGGGCCGATTGATGCGCCTATCTTGCATTCTCCTTCGGTGGTCAATGTGGGTAACCCCCATGCCATCTTCTGGGTCAAGAATGATGTCGAGAGCTATGGTCTGGAAGTGAACGGGCCGCTTTTGGAAAATCACATGATCTTCCCCGACCGAGCCAATATTTCTCTAGCTCAGGTGAAAAATCGCGGTGAGATGACCCTCAAGGTCTGGGAACGCGGCGTCGGCCTGACGCGGGCTTGCGGGACTGCCGCCTGTGCGGCGACCGTTGCAGCCATTCGCAACGGCATGACTGACCGTAAGGTGCTGGTGCACTTGCCCGGTGGAGATCTGGTCATCGAATGGCGCGAGGCGGACGATCACATCATGATGTCTGGCGGAACCGAACTGGAATATGCCGGTGAGATTGATCTTGCAGATCTCTCCTGGCGTAAGCTGCCTGATGGCGGCGTGGAGTAATTTTACATGACAATCAAGGTGCTAACCTTCGGATGTCGCCTCAATACCTACGAATCCGAAGTGATGAAACAGCAGGCCGAAGAGGCCGGGCTGGAGAATGCCATTCTGGTGAATACCTGCGCTGTGACCAGCGAAGCTGTGCGGCAGGCTCGTCAGCAGATTCGCAAGGCCAAGCGCGATAATCCCGATGCAAAAATCATCGTAACCGGCTGTGCAGCTCAAACCGAGAGCGGACGTTTCGCCCAGATGGACGAAGTGGATCTGGTGCTTGGCAATGATGATAAGCTGAAATCCGATAGCTACAAGTCTGTGCCGGATTTCGGCGTTCCTGTGGCTGAAAAAATTCGCGTCAATGACATCATGAGCGTGCGCGAAACGGCGCTGCATCTGATTGACGGGTTGGAAGGGCGCACCCGTGCCTTTGTGCAGATCCAGAATGGCTGTGATCATCGCTGCACTTTCTGCATCATTCCATTCGGGCGTGGTAACTCGCGCTCGATCGCCATGGGACCTGTGGTCGATCAGATCGCAAAGCTGGTCGAGAATGGCTATGCGGAAGTGGTGCTGACAGGGGTGGACATCACCTCTTACGGCGCTGATTTGCCCGGTCAGCCCAAGCTCGGCACGTTGGTCAAGGCAATTTTAAAGCATGTGCCGGACCTGCCGCGCCTTCGCATTTCCTCAATTGACTCGATTGAAGCCGATCCTGACCTGATGGACTGCATTGCCAATGAAGAGCGCCTGATGCCGCACCTGCATCTCTCTTTGCAGTCGGGGGACAATATGATCCTCAAGCGCATGAAGCGTCGGCATAATCGAGAACATACCATTGCCTTTTGCAAAGAGGTGCGTGCCTTGCGTCCGGACATGGTGTTTGGTGCCGATATCATTGTTGGCTTTCCGACGGAAACCGAAGAGATGTTCCAGCGCAGCCTTGATATTGTCGAGGAATGCGATCTGACGCATCTGCATGTCTTTCCCTATTCGGCGCGCCCCGGAACGCCAGCCTCACGCATGCCTCAAACGCGCGGTCCGATCATTCGCGAACGTGCGGCCCGACTGAGAGCCGTCGGCGAAATTGCCTTGCAGCGTCATCTACAGGCGCAGATCGGGCGTACCGTGCGATTGCTTGTCGAGGGGAAAGGTCTTGCCCGAACGGAGCAATTTACGCTTACGGAGATTGCACAGGGCGAATCAGGTGATATTGTGGCTGCGCGCATCGTAGATGCCAGCCAGCGCCATTTGATGGCAGTGGGGCTTTAGGGCTGCCGTAAAGGCAAGTGCCTCCTCGCGCTTTCGGGCGCTACAATCGATCAG
This window of the uncultured Cohaesibacter sp. genome carries:
- the dapF gene encoding diaminopimelate epimerase, whose translation is MAPHVQFLKMNGLGNEFIVIDARKTKPQLGADAVRALANPETGPGCDQFITLENSPAGGDVFMRIHNADGGEVEACGNATRCIGRLMMAESGANRAVIETVVGKLIGYRTDDEAMVTVDMGVPKFGWQDIPLSEPFEDTRAIELQIGPIDAPILHSPSVVNVGNPHAIFWVKNDVESYGLEVNGPLLENHMIFPDRANISLAQVKNRGEMTLKVWERGVGLTRACGTAACAATVAAIRNGMTDRKVLVHLPGGDLVIEWREADDHIMMSGGTELEYAGEIDLADLSWRKLPDGGVE
- the mtaB gene encoding tRNA (N(6)-L-threonylcarbamoyladenosine(37)-C(2))-methylthiotransferase MtaB, which produces MTIKVLTFGCRLNTYESEVMKQQAEEAGLENAILVNTCAVTSEAVRQARQQIRKAKRDNPDAKIIVTGCAAQTESGRFAQMDEVDLVLGNDDKLKSDSYKSVPDFGVPVAEKIRVNDIMSVRETALHLIDGLEGRTRAFVQIQNGCDHRCTFCIIPFGRGNSRSIAMGPVVDQIAKLVENGYAEVVLTGVDITSYGADLPGQPKLGTLVKAILKHVPDLPRLRISSIDSIEADPDLMDCIANEERLMPHLHLSLQSGDNMILKRMKRRHNREHTIAFCKEVRALRPDMVFGADIIVGFPTETEEMFQRSLDIVEECDLTHLHVFPYSARPGTPASRMPQTRGPIIRERAARLRAVGEIALQRHLQAQIGRTVRLLVEGKGLARTEQFTLTEIAQGESGDIVAARIVDASQRHLMAVGL